The following are from one region of the Salvelinus alpinus chromosome 16, SLU_Salpinus.1, whole genome shotgun sequence genome:
- the LOC139540701 gene encoding guanine nucleotide-binding protein subunit beta-4, with translation MSELEQLRQEAEQLRNQIRDARKACSDSTLSQITAGLDSVGRIQMRTRRTLRGHLAKIYAMHWGTDSRLLVSASQDGKLIIWDSYTTNKMHAIPLRSSWVMTCAYAPSGNYVACGGLDNICSIYSLKTREGNVRVTRELPGHTGYLSCCRFLDDNQIVTSSGDTTCALWDIETGQMATSFTGHTGDVMSLSLSPDFKTFVSGACDASSKLWDVRDGMCRQSFTGHVSDINAVCFFPNGNAFTTGSDDATCRLFDLRADQELMMYSHDNIICGITSVAFSKSGRLLLAGYDDFNCNVWDTLKAERAGVLAGHDNRVSCLGVTDDGMAVATGSWDSFLRIWN, from the exons ATGAGCGAGCTGGAACAGTTACGGCAGGAAGCGGAGCAACTACGCAATCAAATCCGG GATGCTAGGAAAGCCTGTAGTGACTCCACTCTTTCGCAG ATCACAGCTGGTCTGGACTCAGTGGGCCGGATACAGATGAGAACGCGGCGCACTCTCAGGGGCCACCTTGCCAAGATCTATGCAATGCACTGGGGCACCGACTCCAG GTTACTTGTAAGTGCCTCCCAGGATGGCAAATTGATCATTTGGGACAGCTACACAACAAACAAG ATGCATGCCATCCCGCTGCGCTCCTCCTGGGTGATGACCTGTGCATACGCGCCCTCTGGGAACTATGTGGCGTGCGGAGGCCTGGACAACATCTGCTCCATCTACAGCCTGAAGACCCGTGAGGGCAACGTGCGCGTCACCCGCGAGCTGCCcggacacacag GCTATTTGTCTTGCTGTCGTTTCCTGGATGACAACCAGATTGTGACGAGTTCCGGGGACACCACCTG CGCTTTATGGGACATCGAGACTGGCCAGATGGCCACCAGCTTCACGGGCCACACGGGGGACGTGATGAGCCTGTCCCTCAGCCCTGACTTCAAGACTTTTGTGTCGGGGGCCTGTGACGCGTCCTCCAAGCTGTGGGATGTCCGGGACGGCATGTGCAGGCAGTCCTTCACTGGCCACGTGTCCGACATCAACGCCGTTTGC TTCTTCCCCAACGGCAACGCCTTTACCACGGGCTCGGACGACGCCACCTGCCGACTGTTCGACCTGCGTGCTGACCAAGAGCTGATGATGTACTCGCACGACAACATCATCTGCGGCATCACCTCGGTGGCCTTCTCCAAGAGTGGCCGCCTGCTGCTGGCTGGCTACGACGACTTCAACTGCAACGTGTGGGACACCCTCAAGGCCGAGCGcgcag gtGTCCTGGCCGGTCACGACAACAGGGTGAGCTGTTTAGGCGTGACAGACGACGGCATGGCCGTAGCTACGGGCTCATGGGACAGTTTCCTCCGGATCTGGAACTAA